In the Sus scrofa isolate TJ Tabasco breed Duroc chromosome 6, Sscrofa11.1, whole genome shotgun sequence genome, one interval contains:
- the KRTDAP gene encoding keratinocyte differentiation-associated protein isoform X2, translating into MRIPVLPAVVLLSVLALHSAQGAALGGAEEETTVDNYEARPEVLKPEEFLNWHALFETIKRKLPFLNWDAFPKLKGLRSATPDAQ; encoded by the exons ATGAGGATCCCCGTTCTTCCCGCCGTGGTCCTCCTCTCTGTCCTGGCGCTCCACTCAGCTCAGGGGGCTGCCCTGGGCGGGGCTGAG GAAGAAACTACCGTGGACAACTACGAGGCAAGACCTGAG GTCCTGAAGCCCGAGGAGTTCCTGAACTGGCACGCCCTCTTTGAG ACTATCAAAAGGAAACTTCCTTTCCTCAACTGGGATGCCTTTCCTAAG ctgAAAGGACTGAGAAGCGCAACTCCTGATGCCCAGTGA
- the KRTDAP gene encoding keratinocyte differentiation-associated protein isoform X1, whose product MRIPVLPAVVLLSVLALHSAQGAALGGAEEETTVDNYEARPEAFNAQFLNVDKLRSVLKPEEFLNWHALFETIKRKLPFLNWDAFPKLKGLRSATPDAQ is encoded by the exons ATGAGGATCCCCGTTCTTCCCGCCGTGGTCCTCCTCTCTGTCCTGGCGCTCCACTCAGCTCAGGGGGCTGCCCTGGGCGGGGCTGAG GAAGAAACTACCGTGGACAACTACGAGGCAAGACCTGAG GCCTTTAACGCCCAGTTCCTGAACGTTGACAAGTTGCGATCT GTCCTGAAGCCCGAGGAGTTCCTGAACTGGCACGCCCTCTTTGAG ACTATCAAAAGGAAACTTCCTTTCCTCAACTGGGATGCCTTTCCTAAG ctgAAAGGACTGAGAAGCGCAACTCCTGATGCCCAGTGA
- the DMKN gene encoding dermokine: MKLQRSLACLLLALCLGGGEAGPLLNGRESPGAGAGEAIGHKVGEAVGRGVGDAISHGIGEATGQAAGGPAGSGVREAPVPGVGDALAHGAKEAAHALGHTGAEAGRQAENIIRHGEDAAHSSWQGASGGHSAWGTHGQPLSGGHGISGSPSSPGGPGAPWDQVYSGGSGGSFGTNPQGGPWAHGGNGRPSNLGTNAQGAVAQPGYGSVQGSNNANEECTNPPPSGSGGSSSNSGGSSGSGGSSGGSSSGSSDSNSGGGSSGSNSGGSSGGNSGGSSSGSNSGGSSGGNSGGGSSGSNSGGSSGSNSGGGSSGSSSSSSGPNGAYNTGSSSGSTGGSGGRSKPGCDNPGTEIRGSGGSGGQGQGSRGGDEAANGINTLNSETPTSPGLFNFDNFWKKFKSKLGFINWDAIDKGQVLPPSTRALLYFSRLWEDFKHKTPFLNWKEITEGADASSSSSSLQKRAGGAGQPGAGWQDVAAVTSKNNYNHQAYPTPFGGQYPAKIPAKGGATLSSSASRAKPGLLQWVKFW; this comes from the exons ATGAAGCTCCAGCGGTCCCTGGCCTGCCTCCTGCTGGCCCTGTGCCTGGGCGGTGGGGAGGCTGGCCCGCTGCTGAATGGAAGGGAGAGCCCTGGAGCGGGTGCCGGGGAGGCCATTGGACACAAAGTGGGAGAAGCCGTTGGAAGGGGAGTGGGCGACGCCATCAGCCATGGCATCGGGGAGGCCACTGGCCAAGCGGCTGGAGGGCCAGCGGGCTCTGGAGTCCGGGAGGCCCCAGTCCCTGGGGTAGGCGATGCTCTTGCCCACGGGGCTAAGGAAGCAGCCCATGCACTTGGCCACACTGGCGCTGAGGCTGGCAGACAGGCTGAGAACATCATTCGACATGGAGAGGATGCCGCCCACAGCTCGTGGCAGGGGGCGTCCGGTGGCCACAGTGCCTGG GGCACCCATGGCCAGCCTCTGTCTGGAGGCCATGGCATCTCTGGTTCTCCGAGCagtcctggaggcccaggggcaCCCTGGGACCAGGTGTACTCTGGAGGTTCAGGTGGCAGCTTTGGAACCAACCCTCAGGGAGGCCCCTGGGCCCATGGAGGCAATGGAAGGCCATCCAACCTGGGGACCAATGCTCAG GGAGCTGTGGCCCAACCTGGTTATGGCTCAGTGCAAGGCAGCAACAACGCAAATGAAGAG TGCACCAACCCCCCGCCATCCGGCTCAGGTGGAAGCTCGAGCAACTCTGGG GGAAGCAGCGGTAGTGGTGGCAGCagtggcggcagcagcagcggcagcagtgacagcaacagtggtggtggcagcagtggcagcaacagtGGTGGTAGCAGTGGCGGCAACAGTGGTGGTagcagcagtggcagcaacagtGGTGGTAGCAGTGGCGGCAacagtggtggtggcagcagtggcagcaacagtggtggcagcagtggcagcaacagtggtggtggcagcagtggcagcagcagcagcagttctGGGCCCAACGGG GCGTACAATACCGGCTCTTCCTCAGGGAGCACAGGTGGAAGTGGTGGCCGAAGCAAACCCGGA TGTGACAACCCAGGGACCGAAATCCGTGGGTCCGGAGGATCCGGGGGTCAG gGGCAAGGGTCCAGAGGAGGAGATGAAGCTGCCAATGGAATCAACACTCTG AACTCTGAGACGCCTACATCTCCGGGGCTCTTCAACTTCGACAATTTCTGGAAG AAATTTAAATCCAAGCTGGGTTTCATTAACTGGGATGCCATAGACAAG GGCCAAGTCCTACCCCCCAGCACGCGTGCCCTCCTCTACTTCAGTCGACTCTGGGAG gaTTTCAAACACAAAACTCCTTTCTTGAATTGGAAAGAAATTACCGAG GGTGCTGACGCGTCATCGTCGTCCTCCTCGCTTCAGAAGAGGGCAGGCGGGGCCGGCCAG cCTGGCGCAGGATGGCAGGACGTGGCAGCTGTGACTTCTAAG AACAACTATAACCATCAGGCGTACCCCACGCCCTTTGGAGGGCAGTACCCAGCCAAGATCCCCGCTAAG GGGGGAGCCACGCTTTCCTCCTCG GCTTCCCGGGCAAAACCTGGCCTGCTGCAGTGGGTGAAATTTTGGTAG